Part of the Fusarium oxysporum f. sp. lycopersici 4287 supercont2.54 genomic scaffold, whole genome shotgun sequence genome, GCATGTCTCGGTCGGACCACCTCCATGTGATCTTGAGCATCAATTCGAAGGCTTGGCCAGCAGCAAGGGAAGTCGACGTTCAGTCCTAGAAAACTACAGTTTGCAAAATGTTACGACCCCATTACAATCCTTGACGTTGCGATCCAGACCACTAAGGACCCTGACAACAGGAATAGAAGCGAAGATTATACGCTGGGATACTTCAACGGCACAAGTTGGCAATACTCAACCTGCTTAACTCAACTATTCCCTATTTATATCTATCGTAATTGTGGGCCAACCCTGTGTAATTCCTTCAATACACATGAACTCTGTCCAAGAAAAACTCAGGTTGACACCGATCAACCTTATAATCTCGATATAAGCCAAGATAATCAATTGCCTCACACCTGCCTCTTGTTGGATTAGTGATAGCGCCTTGATAAAAAAAACGTGTATTTTGTGAGTCCCCGGATATATCAATACCTGGTAGCGGGGAAATACCTAAAAAAGGACAGAACAGAcacggaagaagaaggacgagtTCCTGGGGGCTAGATTGATCATCACTTGTGAAAATTAAACCTCATTTTAATTGGACATCAACTCTACTCGCGTATCCAACACCTCTGAAGATATGCCTAGGGATAACTTGTCAGAATTGCCATAAGTTGCGTTTTCGTTGCGACCGAACCTGCAAGAAAAACGGACCTAGAGTCTTTGCGGCAGGTACATTTTATTAGTAATGAGCTACGTTCCCTAGGATCAATGGTGCACCGGCAAGCAGCACATCAAGGCTGGCTGCCAGTACTACCCCCTTGCTATCCTCTTACACGTACTTAGCACATCCCAGTCCATATCTCGCGGGGACAAGTAACGGCACATAAGAGCAAGTGAAGGCCTTTGCTCTCGAATCGTTAAAAGGGATACTTAGTTAAAAGTGGCATATTGGAGAGTTTTACGTTTAGAATGCTAAACATGTGATAGTGTAAGAGCAAGCACTAACATGGAATTACCGAGTCATCAAAGTAACATTAATGACGTTCCCCAAATCTGGACGAATGACAACCGATTAGTGGTGAAAAGCCTTGCAATATCTGACCATTAAGTGTGTAACCCATGATTAGGAGCCAATGTACAGTTTATCCACCagatgtatgtatgtatattcATCCACCAGactgtatgtatgtatgtatgtatatttAATTCATCCACCAGACAGCCAGCACTGAGCGCGCGTATAGGGTAAATTGGCTTAGTAATCGCCAATCTCTCATTGAGTTGATAAACTAAACGCTTTCGTTGAACGTATTGATATTGAGTTGGCCTAATTGATGAGATATTTGTAGCATGCTCAATAAAGTATTACGTAAGACTGGGGAAACTTCTTAGTTATACCTGGAGCCACCACGGTTGCACTTGTGGCCGTCTCAGCTTTTACAGCTCCTTCCGTACTATCCAAATCCTAGCCACCAACAGATCGGACCATCTTATTCATACCGTCTCAACAGTACGGCAGGTGGTACCGCATGGTACCTACATGCGGCGGAGCTGTATCTTTCCAATATGGTAAGAAGTTCGATAGCTGGGCTGTTATCTTCCGGCAGCGCAGCGAATCTCGGGTCCGCTAGCTCCATCGATCCACAGTAGTCTTTGATGTCTTTCACTACTCTGCCTTTCAGCTGATGCTCTTGTCGATGGTGCGACTCGATGCCGGCACCGGGTCGAACAGTTGCATAACCCTTACCCCAGAATGGCGCTAACTAACCCTAAGCACCAATCATTGACTCGGCTTCGACCAAGCGATAAGGGCGCAATTTGTTGACCCCACAACCCCAGTTTGGTGGACGATTTGACTCAAATCGCCTGCGAATAGTGCAGGCCCGGTGGCCCCTCAATATTCAGGAACCAATAGTGAATAAGACAGCACAATGGCTTGGCGCATATAACGGCGCCGATGCTCGAGTACGGATCAAAGTCTTGGGCCTCAGACATAAGCAAATGCTTTTGTCTCATAGACAAAGGGAAGTGAACCTCCAATCATGGCCAGACCGAGAGTCGAGAACTTCGAAACTAGCAAAGTACAATCACTTCGTATCACTTCGTATCACGTGTAACAAGAGACGGTGAAAACGGTCATAGACGAAGGCAACATGACAGGATACAGCTACATTCAATAGTTCTATCACGAAACGGCAAGACTACTGACCACAGCATGTTCAATGGCCCCATGGCTGGCCGATCAATGGTTATTACCATATACCCGGGTCACCTTGCATGCGCATTGACCCAACCACCGACTTCCGCTGATCCAGTGCGGGATGCAAACCTTAGCACAGACTACATTTATGTCATATCTAGTCATAACCAATGGTCGGAGATGCACAGCGTTGCTACTGGATCCTCGGCATGAGTCTTATTGGCGAAGCTCGGGATGCCAAAAAATGTTGATTAGTCTTCGTCTCCGGACCCGGTACCTGGGCCGGAGATCAAGATCGACATGATCCTTCATCAAAATTGAGATCTTAGTGATGGTCAAAGAGACAGACGAAGCTTGGCAAGAATGCCAAGGACCAGCCCCAGAGAATCTCACTAGATATTCAGCTCCAGGAACTCAACATGCATTAATGACGTCGACTTTCAAGTCGCGCATTGGTCATTCCCTAAAGCAGCAATGAGCTTTACGAGAACCAAGCTACTAGGAAATCTAAGGAGATTGTAAAAAGGACGGTGGTTATACTGGGGAATCTAAAAATATCTCTGTGCAGTTCACAGCGACGTTGACAGTAGTGGAAAGGGACACCCGCTCTTAGTAGCCAACGGTCACCTTGTTCGTTTCGGGTTTGGCCCAGGGCCCATATTGAGTGCCACAGGTAATAAACGGCCAGTCATACTTGGACACAGCTGCCGTGGGCATCGGGGCTAAAGTGAATGGTGGAGTGGAGGACTAGAGTTTGGACTACTGCAAGCCATGCCAATAGTCTTGCCAGTCTCATCGAGACCCCGGGTGATTTCGATCCGACCCCTTCGTGCGGCCATCCCACGGTACTTATCGTATCATATGGTATCTTCAAATTGTCTCCGTTTGATACCAATGGTAGTTCTGGTCTCGATCAACTGTAGTAGCAAAACGAGCAGTGACAAGACTCCTAATAGTCTTGAGAATCACCATTGTGCGTATATACCTATAGAATGATTCATCTTGCTTGTATATTATCCGATGAAAGCTTCACAATCTTGGCCACCTTGGCACCAAGACAAATGTATCCGGCGCCTGCATCTTCCTTACATCAGAAAGAATAAGAACAGCATCCAACCCCAAGTCAGTCCGATAGACGCAAGTCCGGCGCTGATCGAGTTCGCACCTGCAGTTGGAACGGGCGTTGGAGACACAGGTGCAGGTGCAGTTGGTGTCGCGACAGGAGGCTGAGTGGGTACCTTGATATGCAGTTGGTCCACGATCGTCTTACGGAGGGAGGTAGGCTTACAACAGGTGGAGGAACAATGGGTGCAGTAGCCGATGCTACAGCGCCCGACTCGACGGTCGTGGCACTGGGCAGTCCGGAGGCAGACTCGGTAGACACACCGGCAGCCTCGCAAAGGCGAAGACCGGCAGAGATCGCagctttattatattagatcATGGTTCAGCATAAGGATAGATGGGCGTACCAGAGGCGTCAGATGCACTGCAGCTGGTGTCGACGCAGCCGACAAACGATTGTGCAAACCCTTGGGCTTTGCAGACGCAACCCGGGTCCTCAGAGCCACACTTGCTGTCTTGGATGGCCTTCAGAGCGCATGGTTGCTGCGTTGGATGTCAGATTAGACTCAAAGCTGCAGTGAGGGTAGATCAACTTACTGCGCACTGGGGGAGAACAGAGCCGCCCTGCCCACCACTCTCTACGCCACTCTGGGTAGTGGTCTGTGCTAACACAGAGGAGGACAGGAGAGCAGTgacgagaaggaagaaggattTCATCTTGAATCAAGTTGAGAGTAATTTTACGTTATCAGATGGCCGTTTGGTGATCAGTCTGATATACTGTATACAGGAAATGCTGTATGGGATTAGGCGTGATAGGATGGCGACAGTGAATTTCTTGCATCTGGAGGCTCTCAATGGAGTCTGGGGAAGTGTCAGCTTATATAGAGGAGTCGTGCTTCAGCTGGTCCAATGAGAGACAGAGGGTGCGATGAACACTCGATCTGCAGTCAGTCACTACGCGAGATAGGGCGTTTGAGGGGGTAGAAAGATCGGCATGCATGTGTAACTGACAATTCTATTTCCAAGGTCCAAGCTCAATCTCACGGGCCAATAATAGCGGCGTCTCAGATGTCGGATGCAAAGCTCGGAGCTTACCAGTCGAATCGGAGCGGCCAAAGGGCTAGCCGAGGGGATGAGCTCGGGCACATGTCTGGTCATGCTAACGATTTCTGGTGGAGAGATTGTTCAGTAATTGTATTTAGGAAATGTTGAGAGGAGAATATCTGGTTATTGCGTGGATTGTATCCTTGGGACCTGGTAATCCCGTCAATTCTCATTGTTAAGTCAAAACAAGCTACACACATAACAATGTTCACTCAATGCTTGTCTCAGAGGCTAACTGCAATTAGGTGGCTGCATCGTATTTCCCGACACCTTAGCGGTATACTTTGTACCATGCAGTAGTACCCCTCCACCGGTAAGAACCCTCTACCAGTAAGCAAAGAAAATTGTTCTCCATACAAAATTCACTTTTTCAATCTTAAAAGGAAAAAAATGAACAAAAACAGTACAAGTAAATTTA contains:
- a CDS encoding uncharacterized protein (At least one base has a quality score < 10), with amino-acid sequence MKSFFLLVTALLSSSVLAQTTTQSGVESGGQGGSVLPQCAQPCALKAIQDSKCGSEDPGCVCKAQGFAQSFVGCVDTSCSASDASAAISAGLRLCEAAGVSTESASGLPSATTVESGAVASATAPIVPPPVVPTQPPVATPTAPAPVSPTPVPTAGANSISAGLASIGLTWGWMLFLFFLM